A section of the Leptotrichia sp. HSP-342 genome encodes:
- a CDS encoding V-type ATP synthase subunit D: MARLNVNPTRMELSRLKIRLKTAKSGHKLLKDKQDELMRQFIILIKQNRKLREEVEGKLQNSFKDFLLARGVMSDEMLENAIAYSEDKLLANIKTKNVMSVIVPTMTFNRDMENAEVSYPYGYAQTSADLDDAVDGLNRVMKDLLELAETEKSCQLMADEVEKTRRRVNALEYMTIPQLEETIRYIQMKLDENERSSITRLMKVKDMMAEKA; encoded by the coding sequence ATGGCAAGATTAAATGTAAATCCTACAAGAATGGAACTGAGCCGTTTAAAGATACGTCTAAAAACTGCTAAAAGTGGACATAAACTGTTAAAGGACAAGCAAGATGAGCTTATGCGTCAATTTATTATTTTAATAAAACAGAATAGAAAATTGCGTGAAGAAGTGGAAGGAAAATTACAAAATTCATTTAAGGATTTTTTACTTGCAAGAGGGGTAATGTCTGATGAAATGCTTGAAAATGCTATTGCATATTCAGAAGATAAACTTTTAGCAAATATAAAAACTAAAAATGTAATGAGTGTAATTGTGCCAACAATGACTTTTAATAGAGATATGGAAAATGCAGAAGTATCTTATCCTTACGGATATGCTCAAACATCTGCTGATTTAGATGATGCTGTTGATGGCTTGAATCGAGTAATGAAAGATTTGCTGGAACTAGCAGAAACCGAAAAGTCATGTCAGCTTATGGCAGATGAAGTGGAAAAAACAAGACGGCGTGTAAACGCATTGGAATACATGACAATTCCTCAGCTTGAAGAAACAATCCGTTATATTCAGATGAAACTTGATGAAAATGAAAGATCAAGTATCACAAGGCTTATGAAAGTTAAGGATATGATGGCTGAAAAAGCATAA
- a CDS encoding V-type ATP synthase subunit B, translating to MLKEYKTIKEIVGPLMVVEGVEGIKYEELVEIETQNGELRRGRVLEVNGDKAVVQLFENSAGINLKDSKVRFLGRPLSLGVSEDMIGRVFDGLGRPKDNGPKIIPEKTLDINGTAINPVARDYPSEFIQTGVSAIDGLNTLVRGQKLPIFSGSGLPHAELALQIARQAKVLGTDSKFAVVFGAIGITFEEAQTFTEDFVKTGAIDRAVLFMNLANDPAIERLSTPKMALTCAEYLAFEKGMHVLVILTDLTNYCEALREVSAARKEVPGRRGYPGYLYTDLSTIYERAGRIKGREGSITQIPILTMPEDDKTHPIPDLTGYITEGQIILSRDLYKQNLMPPINVLPSLSRLKDKGIGKGKTREDHADTMNQLFAAYATGKEAKELAVILGESALSETDKAFVKFTTAFEEQYVAQGFDNNRTIEDTLNLGWDLLKILPRTELKRIRDEYLEKYLPAGDE from the coding sequence ATGCTTAAGGAATACAAAACTATTAAGGAAATAGTAGGGCCACTTATGGTTGTTGAAGGTGTTGAAGGAATAAAGTATGAGGAACTTGTTGAAATTGAAACACAAAATGGAGAACTTCGTCGTGGGCGTGTACTTGAAGTAAATGGCGATAAGGCAGTAGTACAGCTATTTGAAAATTCAGCTGGAATTAATTTAAAGGATTCAAAAGTAAGATTTTTGGGTAGACCTTTGTCGCTTGGAGTATCAGAAGATATGATAGGGCGTGTATTTGATGGATTGGGACGACCAAAAGATAATGGACCAAAAATAATTCCTGAAAAAACATTGGATATAAATGGAACGGCTATAAATCCAGTTGCACGTGATTATCCGTCAGAATTTATTCAAACAGGAGTTTCTGCGATTGACGGCTTAAATACCCTTGTTAGAGGACAAAAATTACCAATTTTCTCTGGTTCAGGGCTTCCACATGCAGAATTAGCACTTCAAATTGCAAGACAGGCAAAAGTTTTGGGAACAGATTCAAAATTTGCCGTGGTGTTTGGAGCGATTGGAATCACGTTTGAAGAAGCTCAGACATTTACGGAAGATTTTGTAAAAACAGGAGCAATTGACAGGGCAGTATTGTTTATGAACTTGGCTAATGATCCTGCAATTGAACGTTTGTCTACACCAAAAATGGCACTTACTTGTGCAGAATACTTGGCATTTGAAAAAGGAATGCACGTACTTGTAATTTTGACTGACTTGACTAACTATTGTGAAGCATTAAGGGAAGTTTCGGCGGCAAGAAAAGAAGTTCCTGGAAGAAGAGGATATCCTGGATACTTGTATACTGACTTATCCACAATTTATGAAAGAGCAGGAAGAATTAAAGGGCGTGAAGGTTCAATTACTCAAATACCAATTTTGACAATGCCAGAAGATGATAAGACACATCCGATTCCAGATTTGACTGGATATATTACAGAGGGGCAAATAATCTTGTCAAGAGATTTATACAAACAGAACTTAATGCCTCCAATAAATGTTTTACCATCACTTTCAAGATTGAAGGATAAAGGAATTGGAAAAGGAAAAACTAGAGAAGATCATGCAGATACAATGAACCAATTATTTGCAGCTTATGCAACTGGTAAGGAAGCGAAGGAGCTGGCTGTAATCCTAGGGGAATCAGCATTGTCTGAAACTGATAAGGCATTTGTTAAATTTACAACTGCATTTGAGGAACAATATGTTGCTCAAGGGTTTGACAATAACAGAACTATTGAAGACACTTTAAATTTAGGATGGGATTTACTAAAAATATTACCAAGAACAGAGTTGAAAAGAATTAGAGACGAATATTTGGAAAAATATTTGCCTGCAGGAGATGAATAG
- a CDS encoding V-type ATP synthase subunit A — translation MKTGRIIKVSGPLVVAEGMENANVYDVVRVSEKKLIGEIIEMRGDQASIQVYEETSGIGPGEEVFTTGEPLSVELGPGLIEAMFDGIQRPLKEYQEIAGDFLEKGIEVKPLNREKKWEFEPVLSVGATVETGDVLGTVQETSVVNHKIMVPAGIKGILKTIKSGSYTVVDTIAVIETEKGEVEVQMMQKWPVRRGRKYKQKLNPEAPLITGQRVIDTFFPVTKGGTACVPGPFGSGKTVVQHQMAKWADAEIIVYVGCGERGNEMTDVLMEFPEIIDPKTGQSLMKRTVLIANTSNMPVAAREASIYTGITIAEYFRDMGYSVAIMADSTSRWAEALREMSGRLEEMPGDEGYPAYLGSRAAEFYERAGKVICLGQDGREGALTVIGAVSPPGGDISEPVSQATLRIVKVFWGLDANLAYRRHFPAINWLNSYSLYQGKVDNWMDQNVGPKFSKNRARAISLLQEENSLQEIVRLVGKDTLSEKDQLKLEIAKSIREDYLQQNAFMESDTYTSLEKQDKMLDIVLKFYDEGLRGLENGAYLNEIVAMPVRERIARAKYLPEAELGKIEEIAKELEEEIDELVNKGGVANA, via the coding sequence TTGAAAACAGGAAGAATAATAAAAGTTTCTGGACCTCTTGTTGTTGCGGAAGGTATGGAAAATGCCAATGTATATGATGTGGTAAGAGTTTCGGAGAAAAAATTGATAGGTGAAATTATTGAAATGAGAGGCGATCAGGCTTCTATTCAAGTATATGAAGAAACATCAGGAATTGGGCCAGGAGAAGAGGTTTTCACAACTGGAGAGCCTTTGAGTGTTGAATTGGGGCCTGGACTTATTGAAGCGATGTTTGATGGAATTCAACGTCCACTAAAGGAATATCAGGAAATAGCAGGAGACTTTTTGGAAAAAGGGATAGAAGTAAAACCTTTAAATAGAGAGAAAAAATGGGAATTTGAGCCTGTGTTATCTGTTGGAGCAACAGTTGAAACTGGAGATGTTTTAGGAACTGTTCAGGAAACTTCTGTTGTAAATCATAAAATTATGGTTCCAGCAGGAATTAAAGGAATTTTGAAAACTATTAAAAGTGGAAGCTACACAGTAGTTGATACAATCGCAGTTATTGAAACTGAAAAAGGTGAAGTAGAAGTTCAAATGATGCAAAAATGGCCAGTAAGACGTGGAAGAAAATATAAACAAAAATTAAACCCAGAAGCTCCGTTAATTACAGGACAAAGAGTAATTGACACATTCTTCCCTGTAACTAAAGGTGGGACTGCATGTGTACCAGGACCTTTTGGATCTGGAAAAACAGTTGTACAGCACCAAATGGCTAAATGGGCAGATGCTGAAATTATAGTTTATGTAGGATGTGGAGAACGTGGAAATGAGATGACGGACGTTCTTATGGAATTTCCAGAAATTATAGATCCAAAAACAGGACAGTCACTAATGAAAAGAACTGTACTTATAGCAAATACTTCAAATATGCCAGTTGCAGCCAGAGAAGCTAGTATTTATACTGGAATTACAATTGCAGAATATTTTAGGGATATGGGATATTCAGTGGCAATAATGGCGGATTCTACTTCGAGATGGGCAGAAGCTCTTAGGGAAATGTCTGGACGGCTTGAAGAGATGCCAGGAGATGAAGGATACCCTGCTTATCTAGGTTCAAGAGCTGCAGAGTTTTATGAAAGAGCAGGAAAAGTAATTTGTCTTGGACAAGATGGAAGAGAAGGGGCATTGACAGTTATCGGAGCAGTTTCTCCTCCAGGTGGAGATATTTCAGAGCCAGTATCTCAGGCTACACTTCGTATTGTTAAAGTATTCTGGGGATTAGATGCCAATTTGGCATATAGACGTCATTTCCCAGCAATTAACTGGTTAAATTCATATTCATTGTATCAAGGAAAAGTTGATAACTGGATGGATCAGAATGTAGGGCCTAAATTTTCTAAAAATAGAGCACGTGCAATTTCATTACTACAAGAAGAAAATAGCCTACAGGAAATTGTTAGGCTGGTTGGTAAGGATACTTTGTCAGAAAAAGATCAGCTTAAACTGGAAATTGCAAAATCTATAAGGGAAGATTACTTGCAGCAAAATGCGTTTATGGAGTCAGATACTTATACTTCGCTTGAAAAACAGGATAAAATGCTTGATATAGTATTGAAATTCTATGATGAGGGATTAAGAGGGCTTGAAAATGGAGCTTATTTAAATGAAATCGTTGCAATGCCTGTAAGAGAAAGAATTGCAAGAGCAAAATATTTACCTGAGGCAGAGTTAGGCAAAATTGAAGAAATAGCAAAAGAATTGGAAGAAGAAATTGACGAACTTGTAAATAAAGGAGGTGTAGCAAATGCTTAA
- a CDS encoding V-type ATP synthase subunit F, translating to MHKIGVVGDKDSILSFKALGIDVYPVVTKEEARSTIDEMASNDYGIIFVTEQIAALIENTIERYNREVLPAVILIPNNQGSLGIGLKKIDEYVEKAIGSNIF from the coding sequence ATGCATAAAATAGGCGTAGTTGGAGATAAGGATTCTATTTTATCGTTTAAGGCACTAGGAATTGATGTGTATCCTGTTGTTACAAAGGAAGAGGCAAGAAGCACGATTGATGAGATGGCAAGTAATGACTATGGTATTATCTTTGTGACTGAACAAATTGCCGCATTAATTGAAAATACCATTGAAAGATACAACCGTGAAGTGCTTCCAGCTGTTATTTTGATTCCTAATAATCAGGGAAGTTTGGGAATTGGGCTTAAAAAGATAGATGAGTATGTTGAAAAAGCGATAGGATCTAATATATTTTAG
- a CDS encoding V-type ATP synthase subunit C — protein MDRMDYGQSVVTIRILEKRLLTRNRLERMIEAQTPEEVLKLLGETEYSQDMADIHGSQDYEIILKRETERVFSIVRNMIKNTGIVDVLSLKYDYHNLKVLLKSKITGKDFSSLLMQAGTIDASKFKVKFESQSNDLPQEIMEAIDEVQKDFEENHNPQRIDIIVDKHYFRNLSRLAKEIDVKVITDYVEGLIDFQNMITLFRVQKQKRDARFLETVIFEGGTISKNKIVASINDNTDTILNKFKKEKLGTYLVKGLEAFSETKRLSELEKISDNYLMELNKESKYVVFGPEPLFTYLVAKEREINAVRMIMVSKINNISSDKIRERLRETYA, from the coding sequence ATGGATAGAATGGATTACGGACAAAGTGTCGTAACTATTAGAATACTGGAAAAAAGGCTTTTGACTAGAAATAGGCTGGAACGAATGATAGAAGCCCAGACTCCCGAAGAAGTGCTAAAATTACTGGGAGAAACAGAATATTCTCAAGATATGGCTGATATTCATGGAAGCCAGGATTATGAAATAATCTTAAAAAGAGAAACAGAACGTGTGTTTTCAATTGTAAGAAATATGATAAAAAATACTGGAATTGTTGATGTTTTATCTCTTAAATATGATTATCATAATTTAAAAGTGTTGTTAAAAAGCAAAATAACAGGAAAAGATTTTTCAAGTTTGCTTATGCAGGCTGGAACGATTGATGCCAGTAAATTTAAGGTAAAATTTGAATCACAAAGCAACGACTTGCCACAGGAAATAATGGAGGCAATTGATGAAGTTCAGAAGGATTTTGAAGAAAATCATAATCCTCAGAGAATCGATATAATTGTAGATAAACATTATTTTAGAAATCTATCAAGGCTTGCAAAGGAAATCGACGTAAAAGTGATTACTGATTATGTAGAAGGATTAATAGATTTTCAAAATATGATAACTCTATTTAGAGTTCAGAAGCAAAAGCGTGATGCAAGATTTCTCGAAACTGTTATTTTTGAAGGCGGGACAATTTCAAAAAATAAAATTGTTGCATCAATAAATGACAATACAGACACTATCTTGAATAAATTTAAGAAAGAAAAACTGGGGACATATCTAGTAAAAGGATTAGAAGCATTTAGTGAAACCAAAAGATTGTCAGAACTTGAAAAAATTTCAGATAATTACCTGATGGAATTAAATAAAGAATCAAAATATGTTGTATTTGGACCAGAGCCATTATTCACATATCTAGTTGCAAAAGAGCGTGAAATCAATGCAGTTAGAATGATAATGGTAAGCAAAATAAACAACATAAGTTCAGATAAAATAAGGGAAAGGTTGCGTGAAACTTATGCATAA
- a CDS encoding V-type ATP synthase subunit E, translated as MSNLDNLTSKIITDAKSKADGIIKDAEEKAKQKYDLEIKKVDTKKQTLLESARRERELLSDRIKSSANLKSRNEKLKAKQTVINKVIDKLKSKLVNMNENDYINYLNQNIDKNSIAGKELIVKKEFVDKVKQEFSTAKVKENEFVSSGFIIEENGIQENYTFEVKLDFMRDELEVEISRLLFS; from the coding sequence ATGTCTAATTTAGATAATTTAACATCAAAAATAATAACTGATGCTAAATCGAAAGCAGATGGAATCATAAAAGATGCTGAAGAAAAAGCAAAGCAAAAATATGATTTGGAAATAAAAAAAGTTGATACGAAAAAACAAACATTACTTGAAAGTGCAAGAAGAGAGCGTGAACTGCTTTCAGATAGAATTAAGTCAAGTGCAAATTTAAAGTCTAGAAATGAAAAATTGAAGGCAAAACAGACAGTAATTAACAAAGTTATAGATAAACTAAAATCAAAACTTGTTAATATGAATGAGAATGACTACATCAATTATTTGAATCAGAATATTGATAAAAATTCTATAGCTGGAAAAGAGTTAATTGTAAAAAAAGAATTTGTAGATAAAGTGAAACAAGAGTTTTCAACTGCAAAAGTTAAGGAAAATGAGTTTGTAAGTTCAGGATTTATCATTGAAGAAAATGGAATTCAGGAAAACTATACTTTTGAAGTAAAATTGGATTTTATGAGAGATGAACTGGAAGTCGAAATTTCCAGACTTCTTTTTTCATAA
- a CDS encoding V-type ATP synthase subunit K has product MNVSQFLVQNGGIVMATLGAALATLLSGIGSAKGVGIVGEVATGLMSEEPEKFGKSLVLQLLPGTQGLYGFVIGLMVLGKLNASMTFQNGLGILMACLPVALAGYGSAIAQGRVAASGISLLAKNEEQNTKGIIYAVMVETYALLAFVVSIMLLAKF; this is encoded by the coding sequence ATGAATGTTTCACAGTTTTTAGTACAAAATGGAGGAATCGTAATGGCGACATTAGGTGCGGCGTTAGCGACATTATTATCAGGAATTGGATCAGCAAAAGGTGTAGGAATAGTTGGAGAAGTGGCGACAGGGCTTATGAGTGAAGAGCCTGAAAAATTTGGTAAATCGTTAGTATTACAATTGCTTCCAGGAACACAAGGATTATATGGATTCGTTATTGGACTTATGGTATTAGGAAAATTAAATGCAAGTATGACTTTCCAAAATGGACTTGGAATCTTAATGGCATGTCTTCCAGTTGCTCTTGCAGGATATGGTTCAGCGATTGCACAAGGAAGAGTTGCAGCATCTGGAATTAGCTTGCTAGCTAAAAATGAGGAACAAAATACAAAAGGGATTATTTATGCGGTAATGGTTGAGACTTATGCATTATTGGCATTCGTTGTATCAATTATGTTATTAGCGAAATTCTAA
- a CDS encoding V-type ATP synthase subunit I produces the protein MAIVKMSKFELVVFAEQRAKILKALQKFKEVNFVDIKLHDENGEIDKDAVEGVTKYVNNEELTHIDERLYQLNNAISLIKKYDERKTRLRDIIHGNENYTFDTLSKKALDYDWKKVSSELNSIGVQYSQIKSEISKKYAHYDEIELWERLDVNPKELKSLKKVNTFLGTIPLKLKGNFIEGISELDKTYYEELRISKDEVYYLVISSNDENEKEKLSEIFRNNSFSVENLDIDEVPREYKVKLQKEIEELKKQKRKLKSQIKTYSEDLNDLQAVYEYLQNKKLRIVESEKLAQTENTVLIKGWIPEEKIEEFEKIVKSEADNNYYLKVTEADKNDETVPIKLKNGKVATVFENLTGMYAYPRYNEIDPTPLFTPFYILFFGMMGADVGYGLVLLLATIFVLKVVNLSSQMRKSVKFFFYLSFSVIFWGILYGSYFGAEINGVWRLVNPAKQYNSLLIGSIIFGVVHIFIGLGIKAYLLIRDGKSLDAVYDVLFWYMALMGGMVYLIFKLMNLSSIVTSISMWIMIAGMVGIVLTGGREAKGVGAKLGGGLYSLYGISSYVGDFVSYSRLMALGLSGGFIASAINMIAGMISGNWFGMIFVPVILIGGHLFNMFLSFLGAYVHTSRLMYVEYFGKFYEGGGKSFKDFRTESKYINMDD, from the coding sequence ATGGCAATAGTTAAAATGAGTAAATTTGAATTAGTTGTTTTCGCAGAACAAAGAGCTAAAATATTGAAGGCACTTCAAAAATTCAAGGAAGTAAATTTTGTCGATATTAAACTACATGATGAAAATGGAGAAATAGACAAGGATGCAGTTGAAGGTGTTACAAAATATGTGAACAACGAAGAATTAACACATATTGACGAAAGACTTTATCAGTTGAATAATGCAATTTCTCTTATTAAAAAGTATGACGAGAGAAAAACACGTTTAAGAGATATTATTCACGGAAATGAAAATTATACTTTTGATACGTTGTCTAAAAAGGCATTGGATTATGACTGGAAAAAAGTTTCTTCAGAATTGAATTCGATTGGAGTGCAGTATTCACAGATAAAATCAGAAATTTCAAAAAAATATGCACACTATGATGAAATAGAGTTGTGGGAACGGCTAGATGTAAATCCTAAAGAGTTAAAAAGTCTGAAAAAGGTAAATACATTTTTAGGAACAATACCACTAAAGCTCAAAGGTAATTTTATTGAAGGAATTTCTGAACTTGATAAGACTTATTATGAGGAACTAAGAATTTCTAAAGATGAAGTCTATTATCTTGTAATTTCAAGTAATGACGAAAATGAAAAGGAAAAATTATCTGAAATTTTTAGAAATAATAGTTTTAGTGTGGAAAACCTTGATATTGATGAAGTTCCACGTGAATATAAAGTTAAGTTGCAAAAAGAAATAGAAGAGCTGAAAAAACAAAAACGTAAATTAAAATCTCAAATTAAAACTTATAGTGAAGATTTGAACGATTTACAAGCAGTTTATGAATATTTACAAAATAAAAAACTGCGTATTGTGGAATCAGAAAAATTAGCACAAACTGAAAATACTGTTTTAATAAAGGGATGGATTCCAGAAGAAAAAATAGAGGAATTTGAAAAAATTGTAAAAAGTGAAGCGGATAACAATTATTATCTAAAAGTTACAGAAGCAGATAAAAATGACGAGACAGTGCCGATTAAGTTAAAAAATGGAAAGGTTGCAACTGTATTTGAAAATTTGACAGGGATGTATGCTTATCCAAGATATAATGAAATCGATCCGACGCCTTTATTTACACCATTTTATATTTTATTCTTTGGGATGATGGGAGCAGATGTAGGTTATGGACTTGTATTACTACTTGCAACAATATTTGTTCTGAAAGTAGTGAATTTAAGTTCTCAAATGAGAAAATCTGTTAAATTTTTCTTTTATTTAAGTTTTTCTGTTATTTTCTGGGGAATTTTGTATGGTTCGTATTTTGGTGCAGAAATAAATGGAGTATGGCGACTTGTAAATCCTGCAAAACAATATAATAGCTTATTAATTGGCTCAATTATATTTGGTGTAGTTCATATATTTATTGGGCTTGGAATAAAGGCGTATTTATTGATTAGAGATGGAAAATCGTTGGATGCAGTTTATGATGTTCTATTCTGGTATATGGCACTTATGGGCGGAATGGTATATCTAATATTCAAATTGATGAATTTATCATCTATTGTAACAAGTATTTCGATGTGGATTATGATTGCTGGAATGGTCGGAATAGTACTTACTGGTGGACGTGAGGCTAAAGGAGTTGGTGCAAAATTAGGCGGAGGACTTTACAGCCTTTACGGAATTTCAAGTTATGTAGGTGATTTTGTATCATATTCAAGACTTATGGCTTTAGGTCTTTCTGGTGGATTTATTGCATCGGCCATAAATATGATTGCTGGAATGATTAGCGGAAATTGGTTTGGAATGATATTTGTGCCAGTAATATTAATAGGCGGGCATCTATTTAATATGTTCTTATCTTTCTTAGGAGCTTATGTCCATACTTCAAGACTTATGTATGTTGAATATTTTGGTAAGTTCTATGAAGGTGGAGGAAAATCATTTAAGGACTTTAGGACAGAAAGTAAATATATAAACATGGATGATTAA
- a CDS encoding cell division protein FtsL — translation MNGVSKNKKMQMEILDVPKITNTARSHEDARRERIVAPKEVKKQLSRTAGLDKKAIKTVMIYVIIVTMVALLRSFVAYNIADLGKEKVKKERELLELKKEVARLDDEFIGNNDSKRMEELAREDGINVPNSPEYIDLNK, via the coding sequence ATGAATGGTGTTTCAAAAAACAAAAAAATGCAAATGGAAATACTTGATGTTCCAAAAATTACAAATACAGCAAGATCACATGAAGATGCAAGAAGAGAAAGAATAGTAGCTCCTAAGGAAGTGAAAAAACAGCTTTCCAGAACTGCAGGATTAGATAAGAAGGCTATAAAGACAGTTATGATATACGTTATAATTGTAACGATGGTAGCACTTCTACGATCTTTTGTTGCATATAATATTGCTGATTTAGGTAAGGAAAAGGTTAAAAAGGAAAGAGAACTTCTAGAATTAAAAAAAGAGGTTGCAAGGCTTGATGATGAATTTATCGGCAATAATGACTCGAAACGTATGGAAGAGTTAGCAAGGGAAGATGGGATTAATGTTCCAAATTCACCTGAATATATAGATTTGAATAAATAA
- the rsmH gene encoding 16S rRNA (cytosine(1402)-N(4))-methyltransferase RsmH, protein MEYHKPVLFDEVIDNIITDNDAVYVDCTLGGGGHTEGILKKSSKNSKVIAIDQDRQAIEFAKKRLEQYGNKLQIFQDNFRNIDTAVYLGGFEKVDRILMDIGVSSNQLDNAKRGFSYRFEAKLDMRMDGNLEISAYEVVNNFSEKEIADIIYKYGEEPKSRKIAKKIVEYRKKKPIETTTELADIVIKSIGKSMKRHPAKRTFQAIRIFVNKELEVLNETLDKAVKLLNKNGRLLVITFHSLEDRIVKEKFREYENPCTCPKDIPICVCNKKSLGKIITRKPIVAKESELEENNRAHSAKLRIFERSE, encoded by the coding sequence ATGGAATACCATAAACCTGTGTTGTTTGATGAAGTGATAGACAATATAATAACAGATAATGATGCAGTTTATGTTGACTGTACACTTGGTGGTGGTGGGCATACAGAAGGTATCCTAAAAAAATCTTCTAAAAATTCAAAAGTTATTGCAATTGATCAGGATAGACAGGCAATTGAATTTGCTAAAAAAAGACTTGAACAATATGGAAACAAACTCCAGATATTTCAAGATAATTTTAGAAATATCGACACGGCTGTTTACCTAGGAGGTTTTGAAAAAGTAGATAGGATATTGATGGATATAGGAGTTTCCTCAAATCAATTGGATAATGCTAAAAGAGGGTTTTCATATAGGTTTGAAGCAAAGTTGGATATGCGGATGGATGGTAACTTGGAAATAAGTGCTTATGAAGTTGTTAACAACTTTTCTGAAAAGGAAATAGCTGATATTATTTATAAATATGGTGAAGAGCCAAAATCACGAAAGATTGCTAAAAAAATTGTAGAATATAGAAAAAAGAAGCCGATTGAAACTACAACAGAGCTTGCAGATATTGTTATAAAATCAATAGGAAAAAGCATGAAGCGACATCCTGCCAAAAGAACATTTCAGGCTATCAGGATTTTTGTAAATAAAGAACTTGAAGTTTTAAATGAAACATTGGATAAAGCAGTAAAACTGCTTAATAAAAATGGCAGACTTTTAGTAATTACTTTTCACTCGCTGGAAGATAGAATTGTGAAGGAAAAATTTCGTGAATATGAAAATCCATGTACTTGTCCAAAAGACATACCAATATGTGTATGCAACAAAAAAAGTCTAGGAAAGATAATTACAAGAAAGCCAATTGTTGCTAAAGAATCAGAGTTAGAAGAAAATAACAGAGCACATTCAGCAAAATTAAGAATTTTTGAAAGGAGTGAATAA
- a CDS encoding DJ-1 family glyoxalase III, with protein MENKKVAVFLVDGFEEIEAVTPIDLLQRAGITVDTISITKDNLVESARKMKILTDKIIDEINFSEYDMLILPGGPGVKNYFNSQILLDNILKFSKDDENKKIAAICAAPTVLASLKILEGKKAVCFPACEEDLLKGKAILVKERAVTDGNIITGRSAGTAMDFSLMIISEFLGREIAEKIAKEIVL; from the coding sequence ATGGAAAATAAAAAAGTGGCAGTATTTCTAGTAGATGGATTTGAAGAGATTGAGGCGGTTACACCAATTGACTTGCTTCAAAGAGCAGGAATTACTGTAGATACAATTTCAATTACAAAAGATAATCTTGTAGAAAGTGCAAGAAAAATGAAAATATTGACAGATAAGATAATTGATGAAATTAATTTTTCTGAATATGATATGTTGATATTACCTGGCGGGCCTGGAGTTAAAAATTATTTTAATTCTCAGATACTTTTAGATAATATACTAAAATTTTCAAAAGATGATGAAAACAAAAAAATTGCAGCTATATGTGCAGCTCCAACTGTATTAGCAAGTCTTAAAATATTAGAGGGAAAAAAAGCAGTATGTTTTCCAGCTTGTGAAGAGGATTTGCTAAAGGGTAAGGCTATCTTGGTAAAAGAAAGAGCAGTTACAGATGGAAATATTATAACAGGTAGAAGTGCTGGAACAGCAATGGACTTTTCACTTATGATTATTAGTGAATTTTTAGGGAGAGAAATAGCAGAAAAAATTGCAAAGGAAATAGTACTTTAA